The following coding sequences are from one Streptomyces sp. NBC_01485 window:
- a CDS encoding helix-turn-helix transcriptional regulator — translation MVLAEREDELGFLTSLLDEAIEGSGKSALVSGVVATGKSVLLDVFAQAAINRGTLALTAIACVAERQVPMGVMSQLLLHAPLSPAARREADRLLAVVPEPDTGLDTLTAHAMSAILLELSEQQPLALIVDDIHLTDVASQSILSYFARRIRGARIATVFSYSEQSPHHNQECAAELLRQPHCHGLALHPLTPDGVARLAARHLGREAPGALAERCHQLSNGNPLLAEALIGDYLAVRRTRPAPGNDELFGSADAYGQAVLEYLRRSDPQTARVAQGVAVLRSREGVARLLGMCPTVTDALLDGLRTAGLIDGDGFRHPAAAGAVLLGMDPTERVRLHQAAAAQAYHEGRSASEVAEQLLIASDCTAPWAVGVLTEAARLGVSQGRLSYAVACLKLARLGCADDPVAAARLQAALLRAEWRINPSICSPYLAELVEASHAGHLSGDDTVGVIKALLWNGRFAVARDLLLRLDGAARAADRPSPSALCELRLIIRDTYPALADLAPAADDGAADRVMQPLTSQRRLDTLRTLNAVISQEGGRPALERAERILQNAPLQETGTSTMLAGLMTLLCGERVVQAAQLCDALLAQSAEGESRWRYALLSAVRAEISLRQGSLLEAVEQAQEAMRAVPTASWGVSLAAVRSTMVLALTSMGRHREALAQLNMPLPPGVSQSRFGLTYLQARGRVSLATGHLGSALADFENCGELMVRWNMDVPSLVPWRAEAAAVLLEMGEHGRARKLAEEQLAQAGSHAPRAAGSALRVLASMSDLRRRSEMLRQSADLLQGSGDRYELLRTLVQLTETHHTLGELRRARMVGRRAWNIARECHAEPLVDALALDPVPSESAEPTEAAELVQLQAAPTEAELLLSDAERRVAEMAALGYTNREISNRLYISVSTVEQHLTKTYRKLNVTRRSDLPSLVMAPTGS, via the coding sequence ATGGTTCTGGCCGAACGCGAAGACGAACTCGGCTTCCTCACAAGTCTGCTGGACGAGGCCATCGAGGGCAGTGGCAAGTCGGCCTTGGTCAGCGGCGTCGTGGCCACCGGCAAGAGCGTGCTGCTGGACGTCTTCGCGCAGGCGGCCATCAACCGCGGCACGCTCGCGTTGACCGCGATCGCCTGCGTGGCGGAGCGGCAGGTCCCCATGGGCGTCATGAGCCAACTGCTGCTGCACGCGCCGCTGTCGCCGGCCGCCCGCCGGGAGGCGGACCGCCTGCTGGCCGTCGTACCGGAGCCGGACACCGGGCTCGACACCCTCACCGCGCACGCGATGAGCGCGATCCTGCTGGAACTGTCCGAGCAGCAGCCACTGGCGCTGATCGTGGACGACATCCATCTGACGGACGTCGCGTCGCAGTCGATCCTGTCCTACTTCGCCCGGCGCATCCGCGGAGCGCGCATCGCGACGGTGTTCTCGTACTCCGAACAGTCACCGCATCACAACCAGGAATGCGCGGCCGAGCTGCTGCGCCAGCCGCACTGCCACGGACTGGCCCTGCATCCGCTGACACCCGACGGGGTGGCCCGGCTGGCCGCCCGGCACCTGGGCCGCGAGGCTCCCGGAGCACTGGCGGAGCGCTGCCACCAACTGAGCAACGGCAACCCGCTGCTCGCGGAGGCCCTGATCGGCGACTACCTCGCCGTACGGCGAACACGCCCCGCTCCCGGCAACGACGAGCTGTTCGGCTCGGCGGACGCCTACGGGCAGGCGGTGCTGGAGTATCTGCGGCGCAGCGATCCGCAGACGGCGCGGGTGGCACAGGGCGTGGCGGTGCTGCGCAGTCGCGAGGGTGTCGCAAGGCTGCTGGGCATGTGTCCCACCGTCACCGATGCGCTGCTCGACGGCCTGCGGACCGCCGGACTGATCGACGGCGACGGCTTCCGCCACCCGGCGGCGGCCGGGGCGGTGCTGCTGGGCATGGATCCGACGGAACGGGTCAGGCTGCACCAGGCCGCCGCGGCCCAGGCGTACCACGAAGGCCGGTCGGCGTCGGAGGTGGCGGAACAACTGCTGATCGCGAGTGACTGCACCGCGCCCTGGGCGGTGGGGGTGCTGACGGAGGCGGCGCGGCTGGGCGTGTCCCAGGGGCGGCTGTCGTACGCGGTCGCCTGCCTGAAACTGGCGCGGCTGGGCTGCGCCGACGACCCGGTGGCCGCGGCCCGGCTGCAGGCGGCGCTGCTGCGGGCCGAGTGGCGGATCAACCCGAGCATCTGCTCGCCGTACCTCGCCGAACTCGTCGAGGCGAGCCATGCGGGCCACCTGTCGGGCGACGACACGGTCGGCGTGATCAAGGCGCTGCTGTGGAACGGCCGGTTCGCGGTCGCCCGCGACCTGCTGCTCCGGCTGGACGGGGCGGCCCGGGCCGCGGACCGGCCCTCGCCGTCCGCCCTGTGCGAGCTGCGGCTGATAATCCGGGACACCTATCCGGCGCTCGCCGACCTGGCCCCCGCCGCCGACGACGGGGCAGCCGATCGCGTCATGCAGCCGCTGACCTCGCAGCGCCGTCTCGACACCTTGCGCACGCTGAACGCCGTGATCTCCCAGGAAGGCGGCCGGCCCGCACTGGAGCGGGCCGAGCGGATCCTGCAGAACGCGCCGCTCCAGGAGACGGGCACCAGCACCATGCTCGCCGGGCTGATGACGCTGCTGTGCGGGGAGCGCGTGGTGCAGGCGGCGCAACTGTGCGACGCGTTGCTGGCCCAGTCCGCGGAGGGCGAGTCGAGGTGGCGGTACGCCCTCCTGTCGGCGGTGCGGGCCGAGATCAGCCTGCGTCAGGGCTCGCTGCTGGAGGCGGTCGAGCAGGCGCAGGAGGCGATGCGGGCCGTACCGACCGCGAGTTGGGGTGTCTCGCTGGCCGCCGTCCGGTCGACCATGGTGCTCGCGCTGACCTCGATGGGCCGGCACCGCGAGGCGTTGGCCCAGCTGAACATGCCGCTGCCGCCCGGCGTCTCACAGAGCCGGTTCGGCCTGACGTACCTTCAGGCCCGGGGCCGGGTCAGTCTGGCGACCGGGCATCTGGGCTCGGCGCTGGCCGACTTCGAGAACTGCGGGGAGCTGATGGTGCGGTGGAACATGGACGTTCCCAGCCTGGTCCCGTGGCGGGCCGAAGCGGCGGCCGTGCTGCTGGAGATGGGCGAGCACGGCCGGGCCCGCAAACTCGCCGAGGAGCAGTTGGCGCAGGCCGGCAGCCACGCGCCGCGGGCCGCGGGCAGCGCGCTGCGGGTACTCGCGTCGATGTCCGACCTGCGGCGCCGGTCGGAGATGCTGCGGCAGTCCGCCGACCTTCTGCAGGGCAGCGGCGACCGGTACGAACTGCTGCGCACCCTCGTGCAGTTGACCGAGACCCACCACACGCTCGGCGAGCTGCGCCGGGCCCGGATGGTGGGCCGCCGGGCGTGGAACATAGCCCGCGAGTGCCACGCCGAGCCGCTCGTGGACGCGCTGGCACTGGATCCGGTGCCGTCCGAATCCGCCGAGCCGACCGAGGCGGCCGAGCTCGTGCAGTTGCAGGCCGCGCCGACGGAGGCGGAGCTGCTGCTGAGCGACGCGGAACGGCGGGTGGCGGAGATGGCGGCACTCGGTTACACGAACCGGGAGATCTCCAACCGGCTGTACATCTCGGTCAGTACGGTGGAGCAGCATCTGACCAAGACGTACCGCAAGCTGAACGTGACCAGACGCTCGGACCTGCCGTCCCTGGTGATGGCCCCGACCGGAAGCTGA
- a CDS encoding cellulose-binding domain-containing protein produces the protein MPDLPTPKDSAEAALFSECWDAVLSYADLCTSGSTAANQLAREAFAFGIREARAGEDDTARGAGRRPSRLPRIPLLLTAVRSTAAAWEAQGHGHRLDPDLRLWLNSEKAARYVGPPLSRPIALRGLRDMQEPDAALLWLAEVEALPLRAVIRRQGLDPTAAVEELNQVRGLFRDRCHRNHLDTPMDAECRSYVRLLDAVTRSPAADTPPDLSRHLATCVECAEAAACLRLHGGGLPAALVQGVIGWGGLAYLERRRRASEVRLGPGRPDLPDPEGAAVRAAASKARVRRNALLVAAVLVSGLALAVSMMPGDSGGSVAKSGPTDGSPVAGPGPVLPSADPGPVTSAAPSSSDPAPSASGTPSAAGHEDTGKPDPEPQGTSSAPAGDGGSGNGDAPACEVRYDLVNQWPDGFQATVTVTTADALDVWRVAWSFRDGQRVDQMWDASLAQSGSRVTATAADYNRSVAAHGTLSFGFLASWHDKNTAPYDFTLNGQDCTRS, from the coding sequence ATGCCCGACCTGCCGACCCCGAAGGACTCCGCCGAGGCCGCGCTGTTCTCCGAGTGCTGGGACGCCGTCCTGTCGTACGCCGACCTGTGCACGTCCGGCTCGACCGCTGCGAACCAACTGGCTCGTGAGGCGTTCGCGTTCGGCATACGCGAGGCCCGCGCCGGCGAGGACGACACCGCACGAGGTGCCGGCCGTCGCCCGTCCCGGCTGCCCCGGATCCCCCTGCTGCTGACCGCCGTACGCAGCACGGCGGCCGCCTGGGAGGCCCAGGGCCACGGCCATCGTCTCGACCCCGATCTGCGCCTGTGGCTGAACTCCGAGAAGGCCGCACGCTATGTCGGACCGCCCCTGAGCCGTCCCATCGCCCTGCGCGGCCTGCGTGACATGCAGGAACCGGACGCCGCCCTGCTGTGGCTGGCGGAGGTGGAGGCGCTGCCGCTGCGCGCCGTCATCCGCCGCCAGGGCCTGGACCCGACGGCCGCGGTGGAGGAACTGAACCAGGTCCGCGGCCTGTTCCGGGACCGCTGCCACCGCAACCATCTCGACACGCCGATGGACGCGGAGTGCCGCAGCTACGTCCGGCTCCTGGACGCCGTCACCCGTTCGCCCGCCGCCGACACCCCGCCCGACCTCTCCCGGCACCTCGCCACCTGCGTGGAGTGCGCGGAGGCCGCCGCCTGTCTGCGGCTGCACGGCGGCGGGCTGCCCGCGGCCCTCGTCCAGGGCGTGATCGGCTGGGGCGGCCTCGCCTACCTGGAACGCCGCCGCCGGGCCTCCGAGGTGCGCCTCGGCCCCGGCCGCCCCGACCTGCCGGACCCCGAGGGCGCGGCCGTACGGGCCGCCGCGAGCAAGGCGCGCGTGCGGCGCAACGCACTGCTCGTCGCCGCCGTCCTCGTCTCCGGGCTGGCGCTCGCGGTGTCGATGATGCCGGGCGACAGCGGTGGGAGCGTCGCCAAGAGCGGTCCCACGGACGGCAGTCCGGTGGCCGGACCCGGCCCCGTCCTGCCGTCCGCCGACCCCGGACCCGTCACCTCCGCCGCGCCGTCCTCGTCCGACCCGGCCCCGTCCGCCAGCGGTACGCCGTCCGCGGCGGGTCACGAGGACACCGGCAAGCCCGACCCGGAACCCCAGGGCACCTCCTCGGCCCCCGCGGGCGACGGCGGGAGCGGAAACGGCGACGCGCCGGCCTGCGAGGTCCGCTACGACCTCGTCAACCAGTGGCCGGACGGCTTCCAGGCGACCGTCACCGTCACCACGGCCGACGCGCTCGACGTCTGGCGGGTGGCCTGGTCCTTCCGTGACGGCCAGAGGGTCGACCAGATGTGGGACGCGAGCCTCGCCCAGAGCGGCTCCCGGGTCACCGCGACCGCCGCCGACTACAACAGGTCCGTCGCGGCGCACGGCACCCTCAGCTTCGGCTTCCTCGCCTCCTGGCATGACAAGAACACCGCCCCGTACGACTTCACCCTCAACGGGCAGGACTGCACCAGGTCTTGA
- a CDS encoding non-ribosomal peptide synthetase, translating to MSSEHSPDLYQRPVAAVDWWFLASPRKQYPVVQLAVEGVGLLSHGDLSDAVAEASRACPGTRLVYRKGMWRDSGRAPAVIVGDGTAYDRVRFDSPLLRRQLRPGAGGATCEVLLLTGERDTVVFRGFHGSIDGRGLLLWATEVFHALAGVPLVGADDRLGEDDLMAKLAGELPEGLPPVAAAPVLQWPSPLGRLGKGRREPMWRRRTVDGSHPGMTAKLALALSDAGPGPDEQDPALKGYFMVPVDGRRHVPGIRSTSSVTMSAALEVRDGDHWEDVGARLLTALSERQELASRTDPALRKLPRWLVGLLERGADAKTTDQGLYGSTAILSDLGAVDLADFSPPGFTATSVYLLASPGPVAPPEVDVVTADGRTEITVGWWDNPGAGERAEALLDRIEEALSPRAHREWSGNMTQRPVPIGPSVVRLLREQAERTPDRVALSGSAGDVTYAELSRRADVIAAELSRRGIGRGSVVGLLADRSAAMMAGLWGVLRAGAAYLPMDAEHPDARLSGLLTDATAKLCLVQRPYQERQWCPPGCEPLVLEELLESADPEAPAFRDAEVRPDDLAYVIYTSGSTGKPKGVQIEHGALLNYVGWATREFEIDADSRLPLITSPSFDVTGTSVYLPLLVGGTVVLMRDKPNHLSLRQLLEESGANALSLTPAHLDLIGRLELSPAGFRTVVVVGEQLRVPVAARAQEMFGPDCRIINLYGPTEATIGLTVHTYDPERDADAVAVPIGLPTDNNTVFLLDQDRRFVAPGEVGEMYLGGAQLARGYLGRPDLDRERFVRLADGSRTYRTGDLARVSAGGVLEFVGRIDDQVKISGHRVEPAEAARALEEHPAVARAVVVARALPGGPGKSLAGYVVTQTPVGGDELREFLVRRLPDYLVPATLTVLPELPLTVAGKIDVRALPDPHAEGGDAAAGQAGPDAPVLDLVESAIADIWALALGVDRSRLTPAQNFHRLGGDSLTLYAVLAQVCRDVVEPGREKTFMACLPEILREPTLEHVAALVRATAQD from the coding sequence ATGTCGTCCGAGCACAGCCCAGACCTGTACCAGCGCCCGGTGGCGGCGGTGGACTGGTGGTTCCTGGCTTCTCCCCGCAAGCAGTACCCCGTCGTCCAACTGGCCGTCGAGGGCGTCGGCCTGCTGTCGCACGGCGACCTGTCCGACGCGGTCGCCGAGGCGTCCCGGGCCTGCCCCGGCACCCGGCTGGTCTACCGCAAGGGAATGTGGCGGGACAGCGGCCGGGCCCCCGCGGTGATCGTCGGCGACGGGACGGCGTACGACCGTGTCCGGTTCGACTCACCGCTGCTGCGGCGGCAGTTGCGGCCCGGGGCGGGCGGCGCCACCTGTGAGGTGCTGCTGCTGACCGGCGAGCGGGACACCGTGGTGTTCCGGGGCTTCCACGGCAGCATCGACGGCCGGGGCCTGCTGCTCTGGGCGACCGAGGTCTTCCACGCGCTGGCCGGTGTGCCGCTGGTCGGGGCCGACGACCGGCTGGGCGAGGACGACCTCATGGCGAAGCTGGCCGGCGAACTGCCCGAAGGCCTGCCGCCGGTCGCCGCCGCGCCGGTGCTCCAGTGGCCGTCGCCGCTGGGCCGGCTCGGCAAGGGGCGGCGCGAGCCGATGTGGCGAAGACGCACGGTCGACGGCAGCCACCCGGGCATGACGGCCAAGCTTGCCCTCGCCCTGTCGGACGCCGGTCCCGGGCCGGACGAGCAGGACCCGGCGCTCAAGGGGTACTTCATGGTGCCGGTCGACGGCCGCCGGCACGTGCCCGGTATCCGTTCCACCTCGTCGGTGACGATGAGCGCCGCCCTGGAGGTACGGGACGGCGACCACTGGGAGGACGTGGGGGCCCGGCTGCTGACCGCGCTGAGCGAGCGGCAGGAACTGGCCTCCCGCACCGACCCGGCTCTGCGCAAGCTGCCGCGCTGGCTGGTGGGCCTGCTGGAGCGCGGCGCGGATGCCAAGACCACCGACCAGGGGCTGTACGGCTCCACCGCCATCCTCTCCGACCTGGGTGCCGTCGACCTCGCGGACTTCTCCCCGCCCGGCTTCACCGCGACCTCGGTCTACCTGCTGGCCTCGCCCGGACCGGTGGCGCCCCCGGAGGTCGACGTGGTGACCGCCGACGGCCGTACCGAGATCACCGTCGGCTGGTGGGACAACCCGGGGGCGGGCGAGCGCGCCGAGGCCCTGCTCGACCGTATCGAGGAGGCCCTGTCACCCCGGGCCCACCGTGAGTGGTCCGGCAACATGACACAGCGTCCGGTGCCGATCGGCCCCTCGGTGGTGCGGCTCCTGCGCGAGCAGGCCGAGCGCACCCCGGACCGGGTCGCCCTCAGCGGCTCCGCCGGCGATGTGACGTACGCCGAGCTCAGCCGCCGGGCCGATGTGATCGCGGCGGAGCTGAGCCGCCGTGGGATCGGCCGGGGCAGTGTGGTCGGCCTGCTGGCGGACCGGTCCGCGGCGATGATGGCCGGGCTGTGGGGGGTGCTGCGGGCGGGCGCCGCCTATCTGCCGATGGACGCCGAGCACCCGGACGCCCGGCTGTCGGGCCTGCTCACCGACGCGACCGCCAAGCTCTGCCTGGTCCAACGGCCCTACCAGGAACGGCAGTGGTGCCCGCCGGGCTGCGAACCGCTCGTCCTGGAGGAGCTGTTGGAGTCCGCGGACCCCGAGGCACCCGCGTTCCGGGACGCCGAGGTGCGGCCGGACGATCTGGCGTACGTCATCTACACCTCCGGCTCGACCGGCAAGCCCAAGGGTGTGCAGATCGAGCACGGCGCCCTGTTGAACTACGTGGGCTGGGCCACCCGCGAGTTCGAGATCGACGCCGACAGCCGGCTGCCGCTGATCACCTCGCCGTCCTTCGACGTCACCGGCACCTCGGTCTACCTGCCGCTGCTGGTCGGCGGCACGGTGGTGCTCATGCGCGACAAGCCCAACCACCTGTCGTTGCGGCAGCTGTTGGAGGAGTCCGGGGCGAATGCGCTGTCGCTGACCCCGGCGCATCTGGACCTGATCGGCCGTCTGGAGCTGTCGCCGGCCGGTTTCCGTACCGTGGTGGTCGTCGGCGAGCAGTTGCGGGTGCCGGTGGCGGCCCGCGCCCAGGAGATGTTCGGGCCCGACTGCCGGATCATCAACCTGTACGGGCCGACCGAGGCCACCATCGGCCTGACGGTGCACACCTACGATCCGGAGCGGGACGCGGACGCCGTGGCGGTGCCGATCGGGCTGCCGACGGACAACAACACCGTGTTCCTGCTGGACCAGGACCGGCGGTTCGTCGCGCCCGGCGAGGTGGGTGAAATGTACCTGGGCGGTGCCCAGTTGGCCCGTGGCTACCTGGGCCGCCCGGACCTGGACCGCGAGCGGTTCGTCCGGCTGGCCGACGGCAGCCGGACGTACCGTACGGGCGACCTGGCCCGGGTGTCGGCGGGCGGCGTGCTGGAGTTCGTCGGCCGGATCGACGACCAGGTGAAGATCTCCGGCCACCGCGTCGAGCCCGCCGAGGCGGCCCGCGCGCTGGAGGAACACCCCGCCGTGGCACGGGCCGTGGTCGTCGCCAGGGCCCTGCCGGGCGGGCCCGGCAAGTCGCTCGCCGGGTACGTGGTGACCCAAACTCCGGTCGGCGGGGACGAGTTGCGGGAGTTCCTGGTGCGGCGGCTGCCGGACTACCTGGTGCCGGCCACCCTGACCGTGCTGCCCGAACTGCCGCTGACCGTCGCCGGCAAGATCGACGTACGCGCGCTGCCGGACCCGCACGCCGAAGGCGGAGACGCCGCCGCCGGGCAGGCCGGGCCCGACGCGCCCGTGCTGGACCTCGTGGAGTCGGCGATCGCCGACATCTGGGCGCTCGCCCTGGGGGTGGACCGCTCCCGGCTGACTCCCGCCCAGAACTTCCACCGCCTCGGCGGCGACTCGCTGACCCTCTACGCCGTGCTCGCACAGGTGTGCCGGGACGTCGTCGAGCCCGGCCGCGAGAAGACGTTCATGGCCTGTCTGCCGGAGATTCTGCGGGAGCCCACGCTGGAGCACGTCGCAGCCCTCGTACGCGCGACCGCCCAGGACTGA